One Mixta gaviniae genomic window carries:
- a CDS encoding phytoene desaturase: protein MNKTVVIGAGFGGLALAIRLQAAGIPTLLLEQRDKPGGRAYVYEDQGFTFDAGPTVITDPSAIEELFTLAGKRMADYVDLLPVTPFYRLCWESGQVFDYDNDQARLEAQIRRFNPRDVEGYRRFLAYSKAVFKEGYLKLGTVPFLSFRDMLRAGPQLARLQAWRSVYGMVSKFIEDERLREAFSFHSLLVGGNPFATSSIYTLIHALEREWGVWFARGGTGALVQGLVRLFQDLGGTLELNAEVTRLEANGAEISAVQLADGRRIDVAAVASNADVVHTYEKLLGHHPVGASRAASLKRKRMSNSLFVLYFGLNHHHSQLAHHTVCFGPRYKALIEDIFNRDTLSEDFSLYLHAPCVTDPSLAPPGCGSYYVLAPVPHLGTADLDWEVEGPRLRDRIFAYLEQHYMPGLRDQLVTHRMFTPFDFRDRLGAHHGSAFSIEPILRQSAWFRPHNRDSRIPNLYLVGAGTHPGAGIPGVIGSAKATASLMLEALSR from the coding sequence ATGAATAAAACAGTGGTAATCGGCGCCGGCTTCGGTGGCCTGGCTTTAGCGATCCGCCTGCAGGCGGCAGGTATCCCCACGCTGCTGCTGGAGCAGCGCGACAAGCCGGGCGGTCGCGCCTATGTCTATGAAGATCAGGGATTTACTTTTGATGCCGGCCCGACGGTCATCACCGATCCCAGCGCGATAGAGGAACTGTTCACGCTGGCGGGCAAGCGTATGGCCGACTACGTCGATCTGCTGCCGGTAACGCCGTTTTACCGGCTCTGCTGGGAGTCAGGCCAGGTCTTTGACTACGATAACGATCAGGCGCGGCTGGAAGCGCAGATCCGGCGCTTCAATCCGCGCGATGTCGAAGGCTATCGGCGCTTTCTCGCCTACTCCAAAGCGGTGTTTAAAGAGGGCTACCTGAAGCTTGGCACCGTGCCGTTCCTCTCGTTCCGCGATATGCTGCGCGCCGGTCCGCAGCTGGCGCGCCTGCAGGCGTGGCGCAGCGTCTACGGCATGGTATCGAAGTTTATCGAAGATGAGCGTCTGCGCGAGGCGTTCTCGTTTCATTCGCTGCTGGTGGGCGGCAATCCCTTTGCCACCTCCTCTATCTACACGCTGATCCATGCGCTGGAGCGCGAGTGGGGCGTCTGGTTCGCGCGCGGCGGCACTGGTGCGCTGGTGCAGGGGCTGGTGCGGCTGTTTCAGGATCTCGGCGGCACGCTGGAGCTGAACGCCGAAGTGACGCGGCTGGAGGCCAACGGCGCGGAAATCAGCGCGGTGCAGCTGGCGGATGGCCGCCGCATCGACGTCGCAGCGGTTGCCTCTAATGCCGACGTGGTGCATACCTACGAAAAGCTGCTGGGGCACCATCCGGTGGGCGCATCGCGCGCCGCGTCGCTGAAGCGCAAGCGCATGAGCAATTCGCTGTTCGTGCTTTACTTCGGCCTGAATCATCATCACAGCCAGCTGGCGCATCATACTGTCTGCTTCGGGCCGCGCTATAAAGCGCTGATCGAGGATATTTTTAACCGCGATACGCTGTCGGAAGATTTTTCGCTCTATCTGCATGCGCCCTGCGTCACCGATCCTTCGCTGGCGCCGCCCGGCTGTGGCAGCTACTACGTGCTGGCGCCGGTGCCGCATCTTGGCACCGCCGATCTCGACTGGGAGGTTGAAGGCCCGCGCCTGCGCGATCGCATCTTCGCCTACCTGGAGCAACACTACATGCCCGGCCTGCGCGATCAGCTGGTGACGCACCGCATGTTCACGCCGTTTGATTTCCGCGATCGGCTCGGCGCGCATCACGGCTCGGCTTTCTCCATCGAGCCGATCCTGCGTCAGAGCGCCTGGTTCCGGCCGCATAACCGCGACAGCCGCATCCCGAATCTCTATCTGGTGGGGGCGGGTACCCATCCGGGCGCGGGCATTCCCGGCGTGATCGGCTCGGCGAAAGCGACTGCCAGCCTGATGCTGGAGGCGCTGTCACGATGA